The DNA segment AGGTAAGCTTCTGAAAAGCAGCAGCTAATTGCTGATTCCGCTGGCAGAGACAACATGGATCCAACAGGTCTGCGTACAGATGCAGAACTCAATGACATCCTCAACCTTGTCCACCATAACCACAAAGCTTCTGAGTCACTGAAGGAGAAATTCCACCTTGATGAAGTGGTAACAGATGAAGGTGCAAATTTCAGTGCTGGAGAGCAACAGTTGCGTAAGTCTTATTGCTGGACAAGCTCAATGAAATATATTTTGCTGATCTACAACTCATGATGGTTTTGTAGTTGGACTTCTACGAGCATTGGCTAAAGGCTGCAAAGTCTTACTGCTGGATGAAGCCACCTCTTCTGTTGATCCTGAGACCGATGCTCTGATTCAGTGCATTATTCAAACTGCATTCTCTGACATCACAGTAGGTCCCAGGACTTGATGAAAGTGATTACCCAAGCTGACCAGGTGGCTCTCACACAACAATCTCACAGTTGATCTCTATTGCACACAGGTTGCAGACAGTTGCATACTATGATCAGATCCTTGTCATAGAAGCAGGTCAACTGATTGAGGTGAGCTAAGGAATGCTCAATTCATCAGACTGAATTCTCTTCAGTTTGATTCACCACTAGCTTTGTTTGACAAGGTGGACTCCACATTCAGAGAGCTATGTAacaagaaggtgaaagaaTGCTGTTAATTGCCCAATAATACTCAAGCTGATGCCTGGTGTATGCAGGGTCTCAGCAGGGAGGATCTGACCAAGATCAGAATGGATGCCTCTGCTGCACCTGCAACCTCACACTTCCTATGACAAGTAGAAGATGTCAATCTAGCATAGTGACATTTTTCAAACAACCAGAATGATATTCATTTCATGATATTGGCTGACCTTGGCCTTCCAAGTGTTCCAGGCTATTGCAAGTGATGTGTATGTCCACAACAGTGGAGTCATGCTTACCTTCACTTCATGCTATCTCACTGTTGGTCTCATATGGATTGTTATCATGGGTTACGCTTGTATCAGTGACAGTTTGAGGTACATCTTTCTCAAAGGTATCTCATAGCAATGCATCATCCTGATATGTTATGGCCCAGTACCACAGAGTTTGACTACCACAAACTCCAATCCTGTGTCCTAATGTCACGGgactacaccgaccaacggggatgtccgtcgtttcagcttacaaggcaaCCAATGAAAAGTCTACTATCGTTGATGTGCTCCCGACTTGGAACAAGatacgcgatgttggtgagacttgggctaaatCGTGCttctaacttgagggttctctgtcgagaacagccaagtgaatgttggtcgatgtatcgaggttattcaagatgataatattcaaaggtactacggtaggacaaaaatctagaatcgacggggaactcctttctccttttgctacgttcatgtatatatccttttctttgcacaagttcgccaaatcttgcatgtgtagcgatCTTTTTGccggatgtagaaagaaacctcgagtggctgaacaatttgtatatttaccgtatgtggtgaataggattgataagcttgtcaacgtttcggttctttctccgatgaatgccgtttcgttcaattgtttgtcaaactcctgggaactttgtcggaagttggccttactggtatgcAATCGTGACACCTAACACACACCATACCCTTTCAGGCTTATTTTGCTGAAAAGCCACTGAAACCCCTGGTTACAACTGAATGCAACATGCTACACTGAGATTCCTGACTACAACCGAGTTCAACCAAACAGATGCAAAATAGATGCAAGTAGTCTTCCTGTCACAGAGCAACCCGACCGACAAAAATATCTGTCGTTCAGTTCACAAGACAAGTAAGGAAAAGCCTACTATTGTTGATGTGCTCCTGATTTCGGACAAGATATGCGGTGTTGGcgagacttgggctaaGTTGTgttctaacttgagggCTCACTGATGGGAACAGCCCAGTACACGTTGGTGAATGTATCAAGGATATccaagatgataatattcaaaggtactacaTTAGGACACaaatctagaatcgacggggaactccttttctctttctaCTACGTTGTAGCGCTCTTCCACTGGGGTATAATATTCACTTTCCGCCGAGGTGATACAGCGTGGCACTACCGAGAtttggcggaggaggaggatcgcCAGGTTCTCGTTTGACCTTAGACTAGGCGGATCTTCCTTAGAGCTTCGTATGTGACTGAGTGCTTCGACTGATTTATTGGGGTAACAATCCATCCACTATACTACCAGGTTCTAACTAAGTATACTAGACGACAACTAAACTAAAGTAAAAGAACTAACTAAACTACTCAGTCGGTGGTCAACTAAGTCACAGTCGACAAGTCATTGAACCTCGCCCGACTCTCCCACGATAGCAATCCTCCGAGCCTCGTCCGACTCTCCCACGATAGCAATCCTCCGAGCCTCGTCCGACTCTCCCACGATAGCAATCCTCCGAGCCTCGTCCGACTCTCCCACGATAGCAATCCTCCGAGCCTCGTCCGACTCTCCCACGATAGCAATCCTCCGAGCCTCGTCCGACTCTCCCACGATAGCAATCCTCCGAACTGTATGCACTACAACGTTCATGTGTATATATATTTCTTTGCACAAGTTCGTCAAACCTTGCATGAGTAACGACATGACCGCCGaatgtagaaagaaacctcaagtggctgaacaatttgtGTATATACCGTATGCGGTGAATAGGATTGATAAGTTTACCAAGGTTTCGGTATCTCCTCCAATAAAAGCCGTTTTGTTCTGGATGTTTGTCAAACTTCTGGGGACTTTGTCGGGAGTTGACCTTACTGGTATACAATCGTGACAGTATCCCAGTACTTGATCTGCATTATATAGAGTGAACATCAAAGGAAGTAGGACAAGGGGTGTAGCTGAAAGGACCAGAACAGGAGACAAGATTCAGGGTCCGTTATTGACTTGCTGACAAAGGGTCCTTGTTCGAAATCAATGTAAGTCAAAGAGTTTTAAAGCAATCATGTTGAAGTGAAACCCCTACCATTTGTTGATGTTAATGCTTTTGAACATACTCTCACACCATGCCAGCTATTGTGACCACCTCAAGGAGAAGTTTCAGACAAGCAAATCCTGGAGTTATCCTTATTGTTCTCCTGATTGTTGTAGCACTTTACATATTTCTTCATGGTAAAGGCCAAAAAAGCCAAAAGAGGGCCAATTTCCCCCCCAATCTGGAAAAGAATCATGCTCAGAAGTATGACAGGAGGACACAAGATCAATTATCATCTGGAGATGATCCGCAGACAGGACCTGTCAGGAAGTCTaaaaagggaaagaaaTCATCCGACTCACTAGTGAGAACATTAGATGAAGGAGTCTGCATACCTAAAGCTAGATTACTGATGTCACATTGCTGCCGCAGAGTAACCACACAGCCAGTAATGAGGAGCAGAAGCATCACCATCCcaaagaaaaggaagaaaaagaaaacCCAGTCAGATCACACTGGCCTTCAGAGCCAAAGCAAGAGCACATCAAGTCAAGTGAACTTCCAACAGGCAGCAAGCCACCTAGTACTTACACACCACAgacctcttctgctcccaGCTCAGCAGAGCCAAATCATCCACAACAGTCAAAGCCCAGCAAACCACTTGAGGCAACCTTAGTGATGCCAAGTGACTCACAAGAAGGAGCTGTATTATCAAAGAAGCCGTGGGAACGGGACCCCAACAAGCGGCCCAGATGGCCTGATGGGAGGGACCCAACAAATGTCATAACTAGAAAACAAAATGGTCAATATGACAAGAGTCCAGTATCTGGAAAACCACATGTCAGATTCAAAGATAATGGTCAACCAGGAAAAGAGCTGGACCAATATGTGATGTACAAGACTGATTCTCCAACCAATTCCATTTACAACATGGAAGAACGTCTTCAAAGTTATGTCTCCATGCAGAAGGGTGATCCCATGCATCAGCGCGAAAATCGAGACAAATGGTTTGATCATGAGCATGAGAACCGCTATGCTGTTGATGGAACACAGAGTCCTTACCTGGAGCTGAAAGATGACAGTAGACTCAGTACAAAACTCAGGAAGCTTATGGAAAGAGCAGAACTGCTTACCAGCCTTGATTTTCTTGATCCAGGGACCAATCCCATGTTGGTCGAGGAAGCACTGAAGGACAAATGGGTGGATATGGTTGGATCAGTCCCTGCAACGATTTGTGATGTATTGGCTCAGATGGCTACAGAAAGAATCATTGACATACCAGAGATAATGTCAAGTCGATTTCCTGACATCAGGAGTGGAAGGACAAACCTCAAGGGGATGACTGCCAAATTCAAAGAATATTTGCAACATGGAGGCATTGACCTTGAAGAAGTCAAGAATGAGCTCCAGCAACCAAAGTGGGCAAGGTGGAAACAGGAACAAGTGAGGCAGGCTGTGCAGCAATGGAGTGATGGAGTAGTGCAGGGTGGGAAGGGAATGAATCTGCTGTTGGGGTGGTTCATCCCATACTACCGTGCATTGTGTGGAATCGAGAAAAGACGACAACAGGACATAGTTGAGatgaaggacaaggacgagtTTGAGTTTGTGGAAAAGTTCAGAAGATGGATAGGCTATATTGGTCGTCAATTCCTGATTGCCCGGATGTTTTCATCATCAGGTGCTGATCTGAGTGACCTCTCCTTGAGAGTCAACATCAGTAGACGGAAGGATGTGGTGGGATTCAGGATGACTTATACAtttttcttcccttctgcagttgaggatgagagagaacagAAACACCGCCAGCGGTTTGGTGCAGCTGTGAATAGTGCTCTCACTGCTGCAGAGCGGGCAAAGACCACAGCAAGAAACTGGATACAACATCTCAATGACAGTTTGTACAGACCCAAACATGGTTACAGCAGCATCATTGGCAAGCGTGATCCCTTAGGAATGGTCCAGCTCATTTTACGTCCAGGTATAGCACTAAGGGATATCAACAACGCAGCATTCAATGTTTCAAGGTCAGAACAACAGACGCCACGGCTACCAATTGGAAGTACAATACCTCAGGCAAGATTTGTACCTGTCAATCCAATCGAGATCAACCATTTGTATGACAGGTTCAAAGGGCACCATACACTTGCAGATAATTTTGGGCGGCTTTACCGGAGCACAGGTGCAAAGACATTGCGTTTTATTGATCAACATCAATACCATTGGTACACTCCTCCAGCTGGATCAAGCTCCACTGTTGGGAATCACTTTGACAACAACACTTTTACATTTTTCATGATGCTTTTTGGGAAGAACTTGTATCAGAAATATCTTGCACAGAAATTTCACACAAAAAGCGGAAATAccaatgatgatgagaatgGGCAGTATGAAGGCATGTATACCAACACCGGTCACCCCCTGCTGATTGATTTTGGGGGAATGATACCAATGGAACTTACAGGGAGTACAagatcaaagctgatgtcTTTGGAGGATTTCAAAGAACTGAAGGGCATTCTTTTGCCATACATGGGGAGAAAGGGCAATGATAGTACACCTGATTCAGTCAGATTGGTGTTAGACAATAGATGGGGACTGGTGGATCAGCTTTCTGGTCCCACAGGCCTTCAAGTCACTTTCATGGGCAAGGATAGAGCTGAGCGGGAGCAGTTCAAACATGAGTTAGCAGACCATCTGCAGGGCAACCTGATTGAGAGATGGGCAATTCAGCTAAAGACTGCTGGGACTCAGCAAGCCCTCCAGGACAgtcagacgaggaggaaaatTGGACAATTGATTCAATCAGCTGTTGGTGCCATCAAAATTCAGGTCAGATTCATGTGTTTTGATGAGTTGTCcaaaggtgatgaagaaggagaagagattcCAATGGAAGATTTTGAACTATCACAAGATTTCCTGGCAGTATGGTCGAGGTAAAGCATCAGTGGTGGACTCCCTCGTATATACTTTTTCTCAACTGTTCTCACCATTGTGTATAACAGCATaccatctccttcacttAGCACCTCCATACACAAAACGCCTCGTAGCATTTCAATCTTTTCAAGACCCGAGAATGGCGGAGCCTGAACGGATAACTCGCATACCCGGATTCCGAACGACAATTAATCAGCATACGTGCAGTGACTTGGCTCACATAATTTACAACTTTCAATCTCTGCATTCATTATCAACGATACTATCGATACCCGTCTCTCCAATGTCCCCAACGACCTCGCTCGCATCACTGGTCGACGTTCACCCTCATCCCAGCAGACCGCTCACGTCTCTGTCGCACAACCTTTGGGTACCTTCCGGTGCTCGTGGTGTTTTCGGCGGCCAAGTAATCGCCCAATCGCTActcgcatcttcttcgactgtCGCTCCTCCATTGGGCTTACATAGCACCCACTGTTATTTCCTTCTGCCTGCTCGTGCTCAGCCGACTATCGAATACAggatcgagaagctgaGAGACGGGAAGAGCTACGCGAGCAGATTGGTCAGAGCTTGGCAAGGCGATAGAGAAGTCTTTGTCCTCCTGGCAAGCTACACGTTACCTCCAACGAAATTGCCTCCAAACCtgggaggaggtcgagctGTCGTACACGAGGGTGAATCCCAAGCCGATGATGGACTGAAGGTGTCGAACTCGCTTCGATTCGTCTCGTCACCTAATGTTAAAGAAATCACGTCAACCTCGTCACATACCAAAGAAGTACAGCAAGATAACGGGTTTCAAGAGAAATATCAAGCACCGCTCCCTGAGAACTTATTGCCGTGGGAAGAgtgtgaagaggaagctgtAAGATGGCAAaagtggatggatgagaagggaagCAGATTCACTGGGACCAAAAGGAAGTTCCTCCAGGAGTATatcagagtgagtcgaatTCTTATGCATCGGTGCGGATGGCATTCCAGTCTAGTGTGCTGGACCGGCCCCATCAATTGTCGAGGACAAGGATCTAGCTCATCTCGACCATTCATCACCTaggaaaggagagagtCACCTGTCAGCATCGCTCGAGCCCTCACTAAGGATCACGATGGAAACCACCACATACGGATGAGCTGGTTGCGAGCTCGTCTGGACCCCTCCGAAAAGCCCAGCGAGGAGACCGTGAAGGTAGGTGCGACAAActcccatctctcatcgatcttccatcttcataCCTCTTTCATTAGTCTTCACACTTGTGGACGACAGCTAGTCTCTTGGATCCGCTTCTCAGAGATGTCGTTGTTCTCCAGTCCTCACTTGTCATATCATTACGCCCGTGTCTGACGCTCACTTGTACCTCGTTTTGCCAGGCAATGATAGCCTACATGACCGACTTCCAGTTTATTGGTACTGCCTCTCGGTCTGTTGGTCTCCATCAATCCTCTACTCCCCGACTAGGCATGTTAGCCTCTCTGGACCATTCGATCCACTTCTATCCCTTCCCAGCCAACTTCGACCCTTCCAAACCCCTGTTGCACGTAATGGAGAGTCAAGCGGTTGATGTCGCATCAGGACGAGGAACGGTCAAAGGGTGTGTTTACACATTAGATGGAGTGTTGGTCGCCGTTACTGGACAGGAGGGCGTGGTTCGAGCGGACTTGAGAGGGCTGGAAGCGAAGGGTCTGGTAGAAGGTGGTgcagtggaagaggacgaggagagaaaggtcaaGGCAAAGTTGTAACCGTTTTGTCCCTCAGCCTCTAGCAGCTGGCGCAAAAATTACGTAGAAGTTGTAGAGGTTTAGTCATCTTGATCATGATCCGTCTCTCTCTATCTCAGACCATTGTCTATTATGATTTACAATCTAACTCCCCACCTCTACGGATGACATGCCTCATACGACGATATTGTTCTGGTACCCAGTGGAAACAGGATCCCACTTTCCTTCCAAGCTTTGTATTCAATCAGGCAACAGCGAGTCtgactttcttcttcggtttcacctccttctgaGCCCCCCCCGCCTCGCGTCTATAAGCACCGCCCACAATTTTATTCAGGgctgcttctgcttcgacTTTAGGGGAAGGGACCAACAAGAACTTATCCTTGTGACAGCTCTCCTTGCTCGCAGGTGTGACTAGAATTGTCTCCACTGGGGTCGCTGTGTTCGAAGTCTCCGGTGTTACGGACTCCCCGTTGGGTGTGAAACGCACAGCGAAGGTATGACTTTCCGTGCTCTCTGGATAAACGAATCGCGGATTCTGTAATCACAGTAATACTGAATCAGTGAGGGACCTCTTCCGAGTATGCCAAAGTGGATTTGTATATTCGCACCTCGATCATAGCGCGAGTATATGAtttctcctcatccgcaGATCTGCTCGTTGTTGATCTTTTCGCGATATCTTCTTCGAATGTTCCTTCTGTGATGAGTATTTCGACCCGAGTAGCCTTCGTCTGGCCGATACGATGTACACGCTACGGCAAACGAGTGAGCTCGGCCGCCTGACAATTCAATGGAGCTCACTTTGATGGCTTGTGCTTGTACGTCAAGATTCCATACTGGtgcgaggaagatcatcCGATTTGCGACAACGAGATTCCTGAAACCAGGACGTGTCAGCGCTCACTCATCTCGAGGTCATTCACAGGGAGAGACATACAGTCCCCTTGCGGCTAGGTTCAGATCCAACAGACAGACTCTGATTTCGGGCTTGTTGAACCGATCTAGAGCTTTTGTGCGTTCGGAAGGAGGCAGAGGGGCACCCACGAACGTGCTATTTCAACATCGCGTCAGGAGTTAGCCTAGATTTCTGACTCGTTGCGAAAGCGGGGCATCGTCGCTGTCGCATCGTCGCACGCTAGTGTACTCACGAGGTGATGTCCAACATGTCCAGACCCTCCGTCAAATGACCCAATTCGTAGTTGTCTCCAAAAA comes from the Kwoniella newhampshirensis strain CBS 13917 chromosome 6, whole genome shotgun sequence genome and includes:
- a CDS encoding acyl-CoA thioesterase II, which encodes MSPTTSLASLVDVHPHPSRPLTSLSHNLWVPSGARGVFGGQVIAQSLLASSSTVAPPLGLHSTHCYFLLPARAQPTIEYRIEKLRDGKSYASRLVRAWQGDREVFVLLASYTLPPTKLPPNLGGGRAVVHEGESQADDGLKVSNSLRFVSSPNVKEITSTSSHTKEVQQDNGFQEKYQAPLPENLLPWEECEEEAVRWQKWMDEKGSRFTGTKRKFLQEYIRERRESPVSIARALTKDHDGNHHIRMSWLRARLDPSEKPSEETVKAMIAYMTDFQFIGTASRSVGLHQSSTPRLGMLASLDHSIHFYPFPANFDPSKPLLHVMESQAVDVASGRGTVKGCVYTLDGVLVAVTGQEGVVRADLRGLEAKGLVEGGAVEEDEERKVKAKL